The Haloarcula sp. DT43 genome includes a region encoding these proteins:
- a CDS encoding helix-turn-helix domain-containing protein: protein MTENRSATGIFRLLADDTRIAILRAVAVAQYELEQVGSGAAELAFSEIYDHVDVENTSKLSYHLGELTGTYLRKSDDGYSLSHAGERIVRFILSRNYEQPESFGPKPIDGVCVFCGEEALEAKLSHQFFRIDCTACEQQVTGQPVTPAQVRTRDGKSLVQSGKLRSAEDARQIRREMCPECGAQLSADVVAVPESPLPDADSFVVTSACEECLREYNSPLTYSVIYHPASIAFHWDRGIDVTTRGLWEFHEHVYEGRWTSEQTASDPEEYEVVLRHGDDAVRLYLDSTATVVRTERVRGESGEFQHS from the coding sequence ATGACGGAAAACCGTTCGGCGACGGGTATTTTTCGCCTTCTTGCTGACGATACACGGATTGCTATTCTCCGTGCTGTTGCTGTTGCGCAGTACGAACTCGAGCAGGTCGGGTCGGGAGCTGCTGAGCTCGCGTTTTCCGAGATCTACGACCACGTCGATGTGGAGAACACGTCGAAGCTGTCGTACCACCTCGGAGAACTCACTGGGACCTATCTGCGGAAAAGCGACGATGGCTACTCGCTGTCACACGCTGGTGAGCGCATCGTTCGATTCATCTTGTCGAGAAATTACGAGCAACCAGAGTCGTTTGGGCCGAAGCCGATCGATGGGGTGTGCGTCTTTTGCGGCGAAGAGGCGCTGGAGGCGAAGCTCTCGCATCAGTTTTTCCGAATCGACTGTACGGCATGTGAACAACAGGTTACGGGACAGCCGGTCACGCCCGCACAGGTCAGGACACGGGACGGCAAGTCGCTCGTCCAGAGTGGCAAGCTACGCAGTGCGGAGGATGCCAGGCAGATCCGGCGGGAGATGTGTCCAGAGTGCGGGGCGCAGCTGTCTGCCGATGTGGTTGCAGTACCCGAAAGTCCGTTACCTGACGCTGATTCGTTCGTGGTGACGAGCGCGTGTGAGGAGTGTCTCCGGGAGTACAACAGCCCGTTGACCTACAGTGTCATCTACCATCCGGCATCGATTGCGTTCCACTGGGATCGTGGCATCGATGTGACGACGCGGGGCCTCTGGGAGTTTCACGAACACGTCTACGAGGGCCGTTGGACGTCCGAACAGACGGCGTCCGATCCCGAGGAGTACGAAGTCGTGTTGCGTCACGGGGACGATGCAGTTCGACTCTACCTTGATTCGACCGCGACAGTGGTGCGGACGGAGCGCGTGCGAGGCGAAAGCGGTGAGTTTCAGCACTCCTGA
- a CDS encoding glycosyltransferase family 4 protein, protein MNGSDDRPRVGMILRGFFPRDIRVEKEARSLAAAGYDVHLLCLGRPNEREQELVGPLTVHRIHREAQYNAVYRTIKTARYLLTLQDVIWEREISRFVDAAGVDILHVHDLPLVRTAQTVAADRRLPVVADLHENYPEAARQWRKGMASPRRIIQNTFTPITRLKRLEQEAVRHVDRVLATTPEGRRHYVEDCGADPLIVHIVSNTVDLETFDDTATPVPGFEEEFVVSYVGSFGPHRGLETAIDAMPALIESVPNAHLLLVGSAGEDAYDRALRDRVARRGLEDQVTFTGWVDFEDVPRYVAASDVATVLHRDNPHTGTTVPHKLFQYMALRTPVVVSDVDPLARVVDRADAGRIVLDGDTSSLASALASLATDEEMRHELGVNGRAAVRRRYNWRREAERLVAAYQGLTDERSKSVEGRV, encoded by the coding sequence ATGAACGGCTCCGATGACCGCCCCCGGGTAGGGATGATCCTTCGCGGATTCTTTCCAAGAGATATACGTGTAGAAAAAGAAGCTCGGTCGCTCGCGGCCGCGGGCTACGACGTTCACCTCCTCTGTCTTGGGCGCCCCAACGAGCGCGAGCAGGAGCTTGTCGGACCTCTGACCGTCCATCGGATCCATCGTGAAGCGCAGTATAACGCGGTCTATCGGACGATCAAGACCGCTCGCTATCTTCTCACACTCCAGGACGTTATTTGGGAACGCGAGATCTCGCGATTCGTCGACGCTGCTGGGGTTGATATACTCCACGTGCACGACCTCCCGCTTGTCCGGACCGCTCAGACGGTCGCGGCCGATCGCCGGCTCCCGGTTGTCGCCGATCTCCACGAGAACTACCCGGAGGCCGCTCGCCAGTGGCGAAAAGGGATGGCGAGTCCTCGACGGATAATTCAAAATACATTTACGCCAATCACCCGGCTAAAACGGCTCGAACAGGAGGCAGTCCGTCATGTCGACCGCGTACTCGCAACCACTCCCGAGGGGCGTCGCCACTACGTCGAAGACTGCGGGGCCGACCCGCTGATAGTCCACATCGTCTCGAACACGGTCGACTTGGAGACGTTCGACGACACGGCGACACCAGTCCCGGGGTTCGAAGAGGAGTTCGTGGTATCGTATGTCGGTAGTTTCGGTCCCCATCGCGGCCTGGAGACGGCCATCGACGCGATGCCCGCCCTCATCGAATCGGTTCCGAACGCGCACCTCCTGCTTGTTGGGTCGGCAGGGGAAGACGCGTACGACCGGGCGTTACGCGACCGCGTCGCCCGCCGTGGCCTCGAAGACCAAGTCACGTTCACCGGCTGGGTCGATTTTGAAGACGTGCCACGATATGTCGCGGCAAGCGACGTCGCGACTGTCCTCCACCGTGACAACCCACACACTGGGACGACCGTCCCACACAAACTGTTCCAGTATATGGCGCTCCGGACACCGGTCGTGGTCTCCGATGTCGACCCGCTCGCGCGCGTCGTCGACCGGGCCGACGCTGGTCGGATCGTCCTTGATGGGGACACGTCGTCGCTGGCGTCCGCACTCGCGTCGCTCGCGACCGATGAAGAGATGCGACACGAACTCGGGGTCAACGGTCGGGCCGCTGTTCGCCGGCGCTATAACTGGCGAAGAGAAGCCGAACGGTTAGTGGCTGCATACCAAGGGCTCACCGACGAACGGTCCAAGTCAGTCGAAGGACGCGTCTGA
- a CDS encoding Gfo/Idh/MocA family protein: MNYAVIGTGYWGTNHVRVAAELLAEGEIDSLVLCDIDEPRVAEMADNYGVEYATEYTRLSDLGVDAAVVASPSPTHRTVATDLLRAGVDVLVEKPLALTSEAAWDIVEAADECDRTLGVGHIFRYHPALRDLKRRIDRGELGEIIYLSTNRYAFRAPRPETGVLYSLAVHDVDIYGYLLDDRPTDIHCQLDSTVRDGVAETATLTLSYGETTGVINESWNVPVFGKRRDLTVVGSERSAYVDYLEDTTVELYDATMVHENGDFRARSEGKTVHEAPQTEPLRAEVEEFVAACRERRCPEASGRVGARTVELLEDAERSAERGQVVTPDGLLQD; the protein is encoded by the coding sequence GTGAACTACGCCGTCATCGGAACTGGGTACTGGGGGACAAACCACGTCCGCGTGGCCGCAGAGTTGCTCGCAGAGGGGGAAATCGATTCTCTGGTGCTCTGCGACATCGACGAACCACGGGTGGCGGAGATGGCCGACAACTACGGCGTTGAGTATGCGACCGAGTACACGCGGCTCTCCGACCTAGGCGTCGACGCCGCGGTCGTCGCGTCACCCTCTCCGACTCACCGGACCGTTGCGACGGACCTCCTGAGGGCTGGCGTGGACGTACTCGTCGAAAAGCCGCTCGCACTGACCAGCGAAGCAGCCTGGGACATCGTTGAGGCGGCCGACGAGTGCGACCGAACGCTCGGAGTCGGGCACATCTTCCGGTATCACCCGGCACTCCGGGATCTCAAGCGCCGCATCGACCGCGGCGAACTGGGGGAAATAATCTACCTCTCGACTAACCGGTACGCGTTCCGCGCGCCCCGGCCGGAGACAGGTGTGTTGTACTCGCTGGCCGTCCACGACGTGGACATCTACGGGTATCTGCTTGACGACCGACCGACTGACATCCACTGTCAGCTGGATTCGACAGTGCGGGATGGCGTCGCCGAGACGGCGACACTGACGCTCTCGTACGGTGAAACGACAGGCGTTATTAACGAGTCATGGAACGTCCCAGTATTCGGGAAGCGTCGCGACCTTACCGTCGTCGGGAGCGAGCGATCGGCATACGTCGATTATTTGGAAGATACTACCGTGGAACTCTACGACGCCACGATGGTCCACGAAAACGGAGACTTCCGCGCACGGTCAGAGGGCAAGACCGTCCACGAGGCCCCCCAAACTGAACCGCTGCGCGCAGAAGTCGAAGAGTTCGTCGCAGCCTGTCGCGAGAGGCGATGTCCTGAGGCATCGGGCCGCGTTGGTGCCCGAACAGTCGAACTACTGGAAGACGCGGAACGCTCTGCAGAGCGCGGACAGGTCGTCACACCAGATGGGCTGTTGCAAGACTGA
- a CDS encoding DegT/DnrJ/EryC1/StrS family aminotransferase, with product MPDRVDFTDIYVDDEIVERVAETLRSTRYVKGDRVEAFEDRFASNCGTDHAVAVNSGTAAILLSLRAAGVGEGDDVFVPGHTFFATVSPVLELRANPVFVDVNPETYTIDTAALEAAVERSESPTAVVPVHLYGQLADVVEIQELADKYDLTVVEDACQAHFATRDGITAGTAGTAGAFSFYPSKNMTVAGDGGMIVTDDEAIAEQARRYRNHGRDDAGVHRELGLNYRLSDVAATVGIEQLDRVTAWNQRRAVAASRYDDHLGSHPSVTTPTVAEGANHVYHLYVVQVPEDHRDALREYLDDNGIDTGVHYPTPAHRHPAVTERVDPPTLPTTEALCDRIVSLPMHPRIDDESIDRVCEAVEAYFEVVA from the coding sequence ATGCCCGACAGGGTCGATTTTACCGACATCTACGTCGACGACGAGATCGTCGAACGCGTCGCCGAGACACTGCGAAGCACTCGATATGTGAAGGGCGACCGTGTCGAGGCGTTCGAAGACCGGTTCGCATCGAACTGCGGCACGGACCACGCAGTCGCGGTTAACAGCGGTACAGCGGCGATTCTCTTGTCGCTCAGGGCGGCTGGGGTCGGTGAGGGAGACGACGTATTCGTCCCCGGGCACACGTTCTTTGCGACCGTGAGTCCGGTGCTCGAACTCAGGGCGAATCCCGTGTTCGTCGACGTGAATCCCGAGACATACACGATCGACACGGCGGCGCTAGAAGCGGCGGTAGAGCGCTCCGAGTCCCCGACTGCGGTCGTCCCCGTCCACCTCTATGGCCAGCTAGCGGATGTCGTCGAGATCCAGGAACTGGCCGACAAATACGACCTGACGGTCGTCGAAGACGCGTGTCAGGCTCACTTCGCCACTCGCGACGGGATTACCGCCGGGACCGCCGGGACCGCCGGTGCGTTCAGTTTCTACCCCTCAAAGAACATGACTGTCGCCGGCGACGGCGGGATGATCGTAACCGACGACGAAGCGATCGCCGAGCAGGCACGGCGCTATCGGAACCACGGACGCGACGACGCGGGCGTCCACCGCGAACTGGGGCTGAACTATCGACTGAGCGATGTGGCCGCGACGGTCGGAATCGAACAACTCGACCGCGTGACGGCGTGGAACCAACGCCGCGCGGTCGCCGCGAGCCGGTACGACGACCACCTCGGCTCACATCCGTCGGTGACGACGCCGACTGTCGCCGAGGGGGCCAACCACGTCTACCACCTCTACGTGGTACAGGTCCCCGAAGACCACCGTGACGCGCTTCGCGAGTATCTCGACGATAATGGGATCGACACCGGTGTCCACTATCCGACGCCGGCTCATCGACACCCCGCAGTCACGGAACGGGTCGATCCACCGACACTCCCGACGACGGAGGCCCTCTGTGATCGGATCGTCTCGCTACCGATGCATCCCCGGATCGACGACGAGTCGATTGACCGGGTCTGTGAGGCGGTTGAGGCCTACTTCGAGGTGGTCGCGTGA
- a CDS encoding class I SAM-dependent methyltransferase, with product MQSNNPHDTAGQQHRTHNENTDQQRSARRRSKSADEIADAYADVADKLARWRQLDRLFAGRYRRRQFEYANGRVLDVACGTGRNFRYLPPSSEVVGIDISDEMLGHARNEIDRLELSGTVHQMDAQALDFPDDSFDTVISSFSTCTFPDPIAALHEMERVCTPDGEILLLEHRHSDAAPLTWLQAWRAESHYKKNGCRLNHEPLETVKQAGLSVENVSTAFFGLVTTIDVTPR from the coding sequence GTGCAATCGAACAATCCCCACGACACGGCAGGCCAGCAGCATCGAACACACAACGAGAATACCGACCAACAGCGATCAGCACGAAGGCGCTCGAAATCGGCCGACGAGATTGCCGACGCGTATGCAGATGTCGCTGACAAACTCGCACGGTGGCGACAGCTTGACCGGCTGTTCGCCGGTCGGTATCGTCGCCGCCAGTTCGAGTACGCAAACGGCCGAGTACTCGACGTCGCCTGCGGCACCGGGCGGAACTTCCGCTATCTCCCGCCGTCGAGCGAGGTCGTTGGCATCGACATCAGCGATGAGATGCTCGGCCACGCCCGCAACGAGATCGACAGGCTCGAACTGAGCGGTACTGTCCATCAGATGGACGCTCAGGCACTCGACTTCCCTGATGACAGCTTCGACACCGTCATCTCGTCGTTCTCCACGTGCACATTCCCCGACCCGATTGCCGCGCTCCACGAGATGGAACGAGTCTGCACCCCCGACGGCGAGATCCTGCTGCTCGAACACAGGCACAGCGACGCCGCGCCACTCACCTGGCTCCAAGCCTGGCGCGCCGAATCTCACTACAAGAAGAACGGCTGCCGGTTGAATCACGAACCGCTGGAGACCGTCAAGCAGGCCGGGCTCTCGGTCGAGAACGTATCGACCGCGTTCTTCGGTCTCGTCACCACCATCGACGTCACCCCGAGGTGA
- a CDS encoding DUF7342 family protein produces the protein MHGRLGCRERPATRRFHLRVRCSGRDQRAGRPAGPGGETTRYQPDYTRLLFEEIRTLIEENAREELRNELAAITEEIEEWQATYDVETWEALEQSLAEGALASGELRDRRDVITRWEENLGDRRLIKHALALYSDVEAAREQRINVADRVRN, from the coding sequence ATGCACGGTCGCCTTGGCTGCAGAGAACGACCAGCCACTCGTCGCTTCCATCTCCGAGTACGATGTAGTGGTCGCGATCAGCGCGCTGGAAGACCCGCCGGTCCGGGCGGTGAGACGACGCGCTACCAGCCGGACTACACGCGACTGCTCTTCGAGGAGATCCGTACGCTCATCGAGGAAAACGCGCGCGAGGAGCTACGCAACGAATTGGCCGCGATCACCGAGGAGATAGAGGAGTGGCAGGCAACCTACGACGTCGAGACGTGGGAGGCGCTCGAACAGTCGCTTGCTGAAGGGGCTCTCGCAAGTGGCGAGCTTCGCGACCGCCGCGACGTGATTACGCGTTGGGAAGAGAATCTGGGAGATCGCCGCCTCATCAAGCACGCGTTGGCACTCTACTCGGATGTCGAAGCCGCTCGCGAACAGCGGATCAACGTGGCTGACCGTGTGAGAAACTAA
- a CDS encoding glycosyltransferase has protein sequence MALGPDGSPVDKREVEPSVSIVLPTFNESDIVETKLEDIASLDYPTEKLELVVVDASDDGTGELIESFYTDQNGPTLSVIREDSRRGLAVALNDGYAAASNEIVVKTDCDSKLAPDALREAVANFDDPSVGGVTGRNADVIGGSEVESNYRGMQAFVQMAESHLDSTLIFHGPFSAFRRNLIVPIDEDSLADDSELALRIRRNGSRVVFDPAVRYKEAAQSAFRDRRAQKDRRGMGLLRLLFRQVDALGQHGAYGRVVLPLNWGMMVISPWLVTAGIIAIVAGAISNFGWLGIAVPLTLGGFVLLGSADRLGPFEPLYALFDAQVSLVSAGLSLVLSDADGTWDQQTELRNTFQTGED, from the coding sequence ATGGCACTCGGGCCCGACGGATCCCCAGTAGATAAACGAGAGGTCGAACCCTCAGTTAGTATCGTCCTCCCGACGTTCAATGAGTCCGATATCGTTGAGACGAAACTTGAAGACATCGCGTCGCTCGATTACCCTACCGAGAAACTCGAACTGGTCGTCGTCGACGCGAGCGACGACGGAACAGGTGAACTTATCGAGTCGTTCTACACCGACCAAAACGGTCCGACGCTGTCGGTGATTCGTGAGGACTCCCGACGAGGGCTCGCAGTGGCGTTGAACGACGGCTACGCCGCTGCCTCAAACGAAATTGTTGTAAAGACCGACTGTGATTCGAAACTCGCCCCCGACGCACTCCGGGAAGCGGTCGCGAACTTCGACGACCCGTCGGTCGGGGGTGTGACCGGCCGGAACGCCGACGTTATCGGTGGAAGCGAGGTCGAGTCGAATTATCGGGGCATGCAGGCGTTCGTTCAGATGGCCGAGTCGCATCTCGATTCGACGCTTATTTTTCATGGACCGTTCTCGGCGTTTCGCCGGAACCTGATCGTCCCGATCGACGAAGACTCATTGGCGGACGACTCCGAACTCGCCCTGCGGATCCGTCGGAACGGTTCGCGCGTCGTATTCGACCCTGCTGTCCGGTACAAAGAGGCCGCTCAATCCGCGTTTCGCGATCGCCGGGCCCAGAAAGACCGACGCGGGATGGGGCTACTCCGGTTGCTGTTCAGGCAGGTTGACGCGCTCGGACAGCACGGCGCTTACGGCCGCGTCGTCCTCCCACTAAATTGGGGAATGATGGTCATTTCTCCCTGGCTCGTCACTGCTGGTATCATCGCCATCGTGGCCGGCGCGATTTCCAATTTCGGATGGCTGGGCATAGCGGTTCCGCTCACGCTCGGTGGCTTCGTGCTCCTCGGGTCGGCAGACCGGTTGGGACCGTTCGAACCGTTGTACGCGTTGTTCGACGCACAGGTATCGCTCGTCAGTGCTGGCCTGTCGCTCGTACTCTCGGACGCCGACGGAACTTGGGATCAGCAAACGGAACTCCGGAACACCTTCCAGACGGGCGAAGACTGA
- a CDS encoding class I SAM-dependent methyltransferase: MRDEVLTRWVSQPSADPVYQYLRDAEKESAWEVLGPREHVLDIASEANVTAGLDADSVTRVDFSAAAIDHARNVLGDEVDRYEQTTPEEPLLPFEADSFDGAVSIGPYDWRFLDIDTLTAEVRRVTAPEGRFVFSVPTPRSPYETGGKYRLRYYEPEEALSLLDPGMGLDDCDLVYQHPYWLHSKLAMAPPAVQRPFVDWAESRSDALGDDDWDDASYLVLGARPLDYEGALTDALDCLFRPVDEHGFWNPDTERLIRALAYDAVDGRPENWTPVDDNEWRYAPFALMGAMQWRASPLGTADWDDRLEGQLSYFTDRVDDSLSEMPSYGVGALTVAFALADDVFGDTPSSPDYLAVARRLFEHADERFTFDHAEDALLLYGWTYLYDRWVDTDLHDAIDSAMYEIIERQNAWKTLFYFDNPTTRRHQNQMYTLWGLCRAIEVTDREGYLENVEAVLDYTIEERMRRDGAFVWEDPSRRVYAGTELRRCLGRGKSRPPHWEFLYPCHQTFFVNAVAHYEAAGGERDYASALGDAMRWVFGDNDREQDLRSLSGLGVPVRFLTTDGRLDVPDQQFKGAYEVGSLVMALTNLVERCSARRNPISNRARTETNPAYSSTHD; this comes from the coding sequence ATGCGTGACGAAGTGCTCACCCGGTGGGTGAGCCAGCCGTCGGCTGACCCGGTGTATCAGTACCTCCGCGACGCCGAAAAGGAATCGGCGTGGGAGGTGCTCGGGCCGCGCGAGCACGTACTCGACATCGCGAGCGAGGCAAACGTCACCGCAGGTCTCGATGCCGATTCGGTGACCCGCGTCGACTTCTCCGCGGCCGCGATCGACCACGCCAGAAACGTGCTAGGCGACGAAGTCGACCGATACGAACAGACAACGCCCGAGGAGCCGCTGCTCCCCTTCGAAGCCGATAGCTTCGACGGCGCAGTCTCGATCGGGCCCTACGACTGGCGGTTTCTCGATATCGACACGCTCACCGCGGAGGTACGGCGCGTCACCGCACCCGAGGGGCGGTTTGTCTTCTCCGTACCGACTCCCCGTTCTCCGTACGAAACTGGCGGAAAGTACCGGCTCAGGTACTACGAACCTGAAGAGGCACTGTCCCTGCTCGACCCGGGAATGGGCCTGGATGACTGTGATCTCGTCTACCAGCATCCTTACTGGCTCCACTCGAAACTGGCGATGGCGCCTCCCGCGGTCCAGCGACCGTTCGTCGATTGGGCTGAGTCCCGGAGCGATGCGCTCGGCGACGACGACTGGGACGACGCTTCCTATCTCGTACTGGGTGCCCGGCCGCTGGACTACGAGGGGGCGCTGACGGACGCGCTCGACTGTCTCTTCAGGCCCGTTGACGAGCACGGCTTCTGGAACCCCGACACCGAGCGACTGATTCGTGCTCTGGCATACGACGCTGTTGATGGCCGCCCGGAGAACTGGACGCCAGTCGACGACAACGAGTGGCGATACGCACCGTTCGCACTGATGGGCGCCATGCAGTGGCGGGCGTCTCCACTCGGGACTGCGGACTGGGACGACAGACTCGAGGGACAACTCTCCTACTTTACCGACCGGGTTGACGACTCCCTGTCAGAGATGCCGAGCTACGGGGTCGGAGCGCTGACGGTGGCCTTCGCCTTAGCTGATGATGTGTTCGGAGACACCCCCAGCAGCCCAGACTATCTAGCCGTCGCGCGACGTCTGTTCGAGCACGCCGACGAACGGTTCACGTTTGACCACGCCGAGGACGCCCTCCTGCTGTACGGCTGGACGTATCTTTACGACCGGTGGGTAGATACCGACCTTCACGACGCTATCGACAGTGCCATGTACGAGATCATCGAGCGACAGAACGCTTGGAAGACGCTGTTCTATTTCGATAATCCGACGACTCGACGCCACCAGAACCAGATGTACACTCTCTGGGGGCTCTGTCGTGCCATCGAAGTGACCGACCGCGAGGGCTACCTTGAGAACGTCGAAGCAGTCCTTGACTACACGATCGAAGAGCGGATGCGTCGGGATGGCGCCTTTGTCTGGGAGGACCCATCTCGCCGTGTCTACGCAGGAACGGAACTCCGCCGCTGTCTCGGTCGCGGAAAAAGTCGACCGCCCCACTGGGAGTTCCTCTACCCATGCCACCAAACGTTCTTTGTTAACGCTGTGGCACACTACGAGGCCGCAGGCGGCGAGCGCGACTACGCCAGTGCCCTCGGAGACGCCATGCGTTGGGTGTTCGGCGATAACGACCGCGAACAGGACTTGCGGTCGCTGAGCGGGCTCGGCGTCCCCGTTCGATTCCTGACGACTGACGGTCGTCTTGATGTGCCCGACCAGCAATTTAAAGGAGCCTACGAGGTCGGTTCGCTGGTGATGGCGCTGACGAACCTTGTCGAGCGCTGTTCGGCCCGACGCAACCCGATCTCGAATCGAGCACGAACCGAAACGAACCCCGCATACTCCTCAACCCATGACTAA
- a CDS encoding glycosyltransferase family 2 protein produces MEPLVSAVIPTYNRAEYVGGAVESALHQTYDRVEVVVVNDGSTDATPEVLAEYADYDRVRVLHNDRNRGIPYTMNRGIEAARGEYIGVFGDDDRWRPRKVERQIAVMAECDSSYCGVYTGGVIVDDDGTVVEQVQTGASGDVYPDVLVRMSILPHSSQLVRADCLHEIGGFDTEFSVACDWDLTVRLAKRWKFAYVPETLVERIHHGDNVTGDPAYDIRARCRMAEKHRDALDAVNAESARAFEAARRRELGLYELHEGDRTAALGHFVSALRLQPTGGHASLALTSVLGLDGLRAARRLRDAVLTRSPVGEP; encoded by the coding sequence ATGGAGCCGCTTGTCAGTGCTGTCATACCCACGTACAACCGTGCTGAATACGTTGGCGGCGCGGTTGAGAGCGCCCTCCACCAGACGTACGACCGGGTAGAAGTCGTCGTGGTCAACGATGGGTCCACTGACGCGACGCCCGAAGTGCTCGCCGAATACGCCGATTACGACCGAGTTCGGGTGCTGCACAACGACCGCAACCGTGGTATCCCCTACACGATGAACCGCGGCATTGAGGCTGCTCGAGGGGAGTATATCGGTGTCTTCGGAGACGACGACCGGTGGCGGCCCCGGAAAGTCGAGCGCCAGATCGCAGTAATGGCAGAATGCGACAGTTCGTACTGCGGTGTCTACACGGGAGGCGTAATCGTTGACGACGACGGCACGGTCGTCGAGCAGGTGCAGACGGGTGCGAGTGGTGACGTGTATCCCGACGTACTTGTCCGGATGTCAATTCTACCTCATTCCAGCCAGCTCGTTCGGGCCGACTGCCTGCACGAGATCGGCGGATTCGACACCGAGTTTAGCGTCGCCTGTGACTGGGACCTGACTGTTCGCCTAGCCAAGCGCTGGAAGTTCGCCTACGTCCCAGAGACGCTGGTCGAGCGCATTCACCACGGCGATAACGTGACCGGCGACCCCGCGTACGATATCCGCGCACGGTGTCGCATGGCAGAAAAACACCGGGACGCGCTCGACGCAGTCAACGCAGAGAGCGCCCGCGCGTTCGAGGCGGCCCGTCGCCGCGAACTCGGGCTGTATGAACTCCACGAGGGCGACCGCACGGCAGCGCTTGGCCACTTCGTGTCGGCGCTTCGCTTGCAACCGACCGGGGGCCACGCGAGCCTCGCGCTCACGTCGGTTCTCGGCCTCGATGGGCTCCGTGCGGCCCGCCGACTGCGTGACGCAGTCCTCACCCGATCTCCCGTCGGTGAACCTTGA
- a CDS encoding methionyl-tRNA formyltransferase has product MALVVTYPEGHDGWWDGSVRTRAETYGYPVYPLAEERRILDYQVDYLLSVYYPNILDAELLDHPDQEAINLHQAELPRYRGSNVFTHAILNARDDDYWQYGTTMHVMAEEVDAGDVIDRRFVEIREDDTARSLYERTREASIDLFEATLPDLVAHEIQDRRTPQSVFDGPRYFYTKDSLEGRKEIDPERLADPEAATAVYDLIRALDFPPHKPAYTVLKGRTVFLTKTGYEDR; this is encoded by the coding sequence GTGGCGCTCGTCGTCACGTACCCCGAAGGCCACGACGGCTGGTGGGACGGGTCGGTCCGTACACGTGCCGAGACGTACGGCTATCCGGTGTATCCCCTCGCTGAAGAGCGTCGGATTCTCGACTACCAGGTCGACTATCTCCTGAGCGTGTACTACCCGAACATCCTCGACGCGGAGCTGCTCGACCACCCAGACCAAGAGGCAATAAACCTCCACCAAGCAGAACTCCCTCGATATCGTGGCTCGAACGTGTTCACACACGCTATCTTGAACGCCCGAGACGACGACTACTGGCAGTACGGGACGACCATGCACGTGATGGCAGAGGAGGTCGACGCCGGTGATGTCATCGACCGTCGGTTCGTCGAAATCCGAGAGGACGACACAGCGCGCTCGCTGTACGAACGAACCCGCGAGGCCTCAATCGATTTGTTCGAGGCGACGCTCCCCGATCTAGTGGCACACGAGATTCAAGACCGACGCACGCCCCAGTCAGTGTTCGACGGCCCGCGGTATTTTTATACCAAAGATAGCCTTGAGGGTCGCAAAGAGATCGATCCCGAACGGCTCGCTGACCCCGAAGCGGCGACGGCTGTGTACGACCTGATTCGCGCACTCGATTTTCCGCCTCATAAACCGGCGTACACCGTTCTCAAGGGACGGACGGTATTTCTCACGAAGACAGGCTACGAAGACCGTTGA